A genomic segment from Propionibacteriaceae bacterium ZF39 encodes:
- a CDS encoding VWA domain-containing protein, which translates to MKRFAAVGVLLLTTSCISIPLGPRAENPAPVETAADDAAATSTPAPPPPANYVLILDSSGSMKTADMSGGMDRMTAAREAGRRFVEALPPDARLSVVTYGDRTPEDAPKESGCGDVTVKLPLGTDRNIGPVLDQLRPTGWTPISLALTKAAEQAPDGETTSIVLVSDGEDSCAPPDPCDTAGAVVRGKPHLTISTLGVRASSEQLACIADRGNGLSLPADNAAQLARRLPALSNPAAAADMLSPQGVQKVRPGTEYARIREQHPDFPELPAVATAETVIRVIWRNCEWLFDDQKVLREIVLQSGPTIDGITAGDPVGSLDVLGAPVKTEPASPGPGVPTGAETRFYAADQRLGLAWKVTVADGKVLTIILCTCLPQAPCPPSDDDARRLAGKPDLQVKRRQCTADQEWAVLDTLFDRAQKGGALVLNRKGGTRARVAMIDHGGDCYDIPATAPRRELSQLIYDGQMCVVSFSLDEVKNAPITTSGLGPIKLGMKGDELQRLGYVRPWSGEHCPKKWDGGDALPEDVWLEIDPGTDRLTAIVVNAKGFRTPTGAHLGSTRSDVERMYAGKLEDFSWIGEGGYAHSRAVVSGNTMVAFQFGFETTTFPSVERIFIQSKDKPFVGGC; encoded by the coding sequence GTGAAGCGCTTCGCGGCCGTCGGCGTACTGCTCCTGACCACCTCCTGCATCAGCATTCCCCTGGGACCCCGGGCGGAGAACCCCGCACCCGTTGAGACTGCGGCCGACGACGCCGCGGCGACGAGTACGCCGGCTCCACCGCCGCCGGCCAACTATGTCCTCATCCTCGACAGCAGTGGATCGATGAAGACCGCGGACATGAGCGGCGGGATGGACCGGATGACCGCAGCCCGGGAGGCAGGCCGTCGGTTCGTCGAGGCCCTGCCGCCGGACGCCAGGCTGTCGGTGGTGACCTATGGCGACCGGACCCCCGAGGACGCGCCGAAGGAGTCCGGCTGCGGCGATGTCACCGTGAAGCTCCCCCTCGGCACCGACCGCAACATCGGACCCGTGCTCGACCAGCTGCGCCCGACCGGCTGGACGCCCATCTCGCTGGCACTGACGAAGGCCGCGGAGCAGGCGCCCGACGGCGAGACCACCAGCATCGTCCTCGTGTCCGACGGCGAGGACTCGTGCGCTCCCCCGGATCCGTGCGACACGGCCGGCGCGGTCGTGCGTGGCAAGCCCCACCTCACCATCTCGACACTGGGCGTACGCGCGTCGTCGGAGCAGCTCGCCTGCATCGCCGATCGCGGCAACGGCCTGAGCCTGCCCGCGGACAATGCGGCCCAGCTCGCGCGGCGATTGCCCGCGCTGTCGAACCCCGCTGCGGCGGCCGACATGCTGTCGCCGCAGGGCGTGCAGAAGGTGCGACCGGGGACGGAGTACGCCAGGATCCGCGAGCAGCATCCCGACTTCCCGGAGCTGCCCGCAGTCGCGACGGCCGAGACCGTCATCCGCGTGATCTGGCGCAACTGCGAATGGCTGTTCGACGATCAGAAGGTGCTGCGCGAGATCGTCCTCCAGTCCGGCCCGACCATCGATGGCATCACCGCCGGCGATCCGGTCGGGAGCCTCGACGTGCTCGGCGCGCCGGTGAAGACCGAGCCCGCTTCGCCCGGGCCGGGCGTACCCACCGGGGCGGAAACCCGCTTCTATGCCGCCGATCAGCGTCTGGGGCTCGCGTGGAAAGTGACCGTCGCCGACGGGAAGGTCCTCACGATCATCCTCTGCACGTGCCTGCCCCAGGCTCCGTGCCCGCCGAGCGACGACGATGCCCGGCGACTGGCGGGCAAACCGGACCTCCAGGTCAAGCGGCGCCAGTGCACCGCCGACCAGGAGTGGGCGGTCCTGGACACCCTCTTCGACCGAGCCCAGAAAGGTGGCGCGCTCGTGCTCAACCGCAAGGGCGGCACGCGGGCGAGAGTGGCCATGATCGATCACGGCGGAGATTGTTACGACATCCCCGCCACCGCACCGCGCAGGGAGCTCAGCCAGCTGATCTATGACGGTCAGATGTGCGTGGTGTCGTTCTCGCTCGACGAGGTGAAGAACGCCCCGATCACGACCAGCGGGCTGGGCCCGATCAAACTGGGCATGAAGGGAGACGAACTGCAACGCCTGGGCTATGTCCGCCCGTGGTCGGGGGAACACTGCCCCAAGAAGTGGGACGGCGGCGACGCGCTGCCCGAGGACGTATGGCTGGAGATCGATCCCGGAACTGACCGCCTCACCGCGATCGTGGTCAACGCCAAGGGTTTCAGGACCCCCACCGGCGCCCATCTCGGATCGACCCGATCGGACGTCGAACGCATGTATGCCGGAAAGCTGGAGGACTTCAGCTGGATCGGCGAAGGTGGGTACGCCCACTCCCGCGCAGTCGTCTCCGGCAACACCATGGTCGCCTTCCAGTTCGGCTTCGAAACCACGACCTTCCCGTCTGTCGAGCGAATCTTCATCCAGTCCAAGGACAAGCCCTTCGTGGGCGGCTGCTGA